CTGGTTACGTCCCCGCTGCCGATCGCCGTCGCTAAAGCTATAACGCTCGCGCGCAAACTCAAGCGTTCGCTTGCTATCAAGCGTATTCTTGCCCGCTTGGAATGAATGAAACGCATAATCAGAATCAACCGTAATGTCGCCTACGACATCAACCATCTTTACAAGCGACGTGAAGTTCAATCGTACATAGTACGGAATATCAACACCATACAAATCACCAAGCGTTTGCCGTGACATATCAATACCGTAAATGCCCGCATGCGTTAGCTTATCCGGCGTGCCTGTCACACCATGCAGCTGTACATAATAATCCCTTGGTGTATTTACGAGCAACATCGTCCGCTTCGCCGGATTTATTACCGCCAGCATATTCACATCGCTCCGTGACACCTCACCCACATCACCATACGTATCAATACCACTGATATACAGTACGAACGGTTTTGTCACGTCAGTTTTCGGTGCAGCTTGGCGATTATCATCCCGCACTTTATAGGTTGCAAGCGTTGCCACACTGTCATAAAATTCACGGTAATTTTCTTGCAATACGCCCATATTCGCCGTCCGGATTGATGCTAATTCAACCGCACCAGTGTTAAGTTGCTCCGTCAACGCCATTAGGCTATCGTAACTGCTCTGCGCCGCCGGTGTCACGTCAGCAAGCGCTTTTGCCGTTTTATCGTGCAGTGTATCCGTCCCAACCATACCGACCGACCGAGCAGAATCAAGCGCCACGCTGCGGTCTTTCTTTGCAATAATTGTATATTCTACATAGGTGACCTGTGGCGGCTGTACGGCACTCAAAAATGAATTCACCGAGTGTCCACTGTTATATACGGCAACATTAGCAGCAATCATCAACACGCCAGCTATCACGAGCAGTGCTCCTCGCCACGCTGCTTTCGGCTGGCGATATACTAGCCACCACAATACGACGCCCGCTATAACCACATACAATGGCACGGCTATATATAAATACTTATCAGGGATTATACCCATCGCAAACAAGTTAATACCAGCAGGAATCGCCGTCACGACAATGCCCGCACCAACTAACCGCTGTAACCATGCAAACAGCGATGCCCTTTGTTCTCTACTCACTTTCACTGTTAAATTCTATCACATTTTTGATTTTTATGCAACTTACAGATAAACTTATATCCGCCAGCAATAATTACTGCGCCGGCGCATGCCGCCGCCGTATCAAGCAGTACATCACTCACCTGCCCACTTCGCCCACCAACAAGTAACTGATGAGTTTCATCGGTCGCTGCATATGTACACGCAATACCAACCGCCCATAGCACAACGCTGCGCCAACGTATATGATACGTACGCACCAGCAGAGTTAGCAATATTCCCAACACGAAGTACAAAAACACATGCGCTGCTTTGCGCACTATCATCTCGGGAACCGATATATTCGTCATGTGTCGTACGCCCTGGACTACACGTTCACTTTGTCCGCTTGATACTTCATGTCCAGCACTCGAAAACCAAAAAATTAATATCATCCATGATATAACGAGTACAAAAAGAATAATTCGTTTTTTAGTCATACTTTTCCAAAACTACTTGCCTCTAAAATACCCGCACGAGACACAAGTACAAGCGCGGGGAGACAATTAAATTCTAACGAACTCGTCATAATGTGTCAACTGTCACTTATCCTCCCACAGCATCACACCACCACCATCATCACCAACTCACACAAATCAATATTGACTAAAATCAAGACAATAAACTATAATACAGCTAATGGAAGAGTACTGCTTCATACAACAAAGCAGTGTCTCTAAATCACTTTCTTACGTCAGTAGTACTATTCTAGGTGAATCTTACAATAGACTAAGGTCAATTGACATACTAAACGTCAGCGATAGCAAAGCTATATCAAGCGACTACTCTGCTGTTTATAAAAATTATTCAATATCCATCGCTAAAATAGGCAGGAAAAAGCATGTCTCAAAGGAGAATGACAATGAAAAAAAGAGATAAACAAGCTAAATAATCGACCTTGTAGGAGTTGATTCCATGGAGTTCTTGAGGGTGCTGCTCTAGGGCTCTTCACTGGTTTTGCAAAGTCTCTAGCGTTGTTTAGAGGTATCGGCGATCGGTCAAGGAAAAACCTACGAGGAGCAAAGATAACGATTCTCGGTCGACTAAATGATATATAGTAAAGAACTTCAAAAAGAAGCTAAAAGACATCTCTTACACTCCCACAATATCACGGGGTGCTTACGTTTACTCCTCTGCGTCGCTTTGTAAACTCTCGCCCTTTACTCAACACACCCTTCCATAACACCACTACGACGGAGCGGTTAAGCAATAGTACTGATACACCAATAATGATGATATTTGCGATATTGCCAACCAGCATGTTCAGATAATACAACGAGATCGCTATCGCATACAACAGCGCTAGCACTACAAATGTCTTTGTCTCATACCGAATCGCGATATATTTTTTCATATCATAGTGGCGATACACTGCCATCGCAAAGAATGCTACTGCCATCGCCGCCGCTGGCGCATACAGCCCCACAAAACGAATGCCGACTAGCGATACCACCACACTTACTACTGCTGCAATAATTGAAGTATTCATCACTTGCTTTGTCATCTTCTTAGCAATATAGAGCGCGCTGTAGAGCCCAACAATAGAGTTAAAAAACGAGCCAACGATAAGCAACGGTATATACAAATACGCTTCACGAAATGCCGCACCGACAAATAAGTTAAATACGATTGGCAACCCCGCAAGCATTACTAAGCCTAGCGACCCAAATAGTTTTACGCCCGCGTTCATCGTTCTTGAGAAAAATGTATCGCAATCTGGACTATTGATATGCACTGACGCTGACTCTGTCCAGGACATACTAAAAAACGAAAATATCCCGTTAAACACCAGCGGGAATCGATACGCTGCCGCATAAACACCATTAGCAGCTACCCCAAGAAAAATCGCTACAATCGTACGATCGGCAGCATTAATTGCCCACCATGACGCACCATTTGGCACTAGCGGCGCCGAATAACCAAGCAGCTGCTGCAGTAACTTTCTATCGTGGATACGAAAATCTATATACCGATAGAGTTTCAACGCAACGAACAAATATATTGCACATGCGACATTCGCTAAAATCGTTGACGTCAGCATACCCCTAGCACCAATACCCATTACGACGATAAACAATATGTTCGCAGCAATCGTCGTCACGCCAGCGACCATGCCACCAATCGCGAACTTCACGTTATCGCCAAAACCACGCGCAATCTGCAAAAACATGTTTGACACAATCACTGCTACCGTTGCACCGAGTGCATACAATCCGTATGGGATATTCACGAAAGACCAAACAAGCAGATATACTGCCGTAGCAAGTGCAAGCATACACGCCGTGAACCGCACTACCGTCGAGATAATTCGTTTTTGTCTTTCCTCGTCGCTTCGTACGTCAATCAAAAAGCGAAATACGCCCATCTCAAGCGAAACAGTAATAATCGGCGCGAGCAATGTAACGTACGTCATTACCAAGTCGACTGTGCCAAACTCGCTCGTCGCCAAATACGTCGTATATAGCGGCAGCAAAAGGAACGTCAGAAACTGCGTCGATAACTTACCAAACGCAATGATGAGGGTGTTTTTGACGAGAGACACGCTCCTCTTGGTAGATTCAGCACTCATCTCGCAGTTCTTTCGTTGATAAATTTAGCAATAGGCGCAAAGTATGCTCTCATGCTCGTGTGAGAGCGTACTTCTTTAGTGCTAGATTTAAGTTTTTCAATCGCCAAATCAATCTCTTTAGGATCAATACTACTTGCAACTGCTATATATGAATACTTGCTAAGCCACGAGTTGTACAGGTTCAATACTTTACCATCTTTATTGTTGATAGCTACACAAGGGGTATTGGTGATTACACTGAAAATCATGCCATGTAACCTATCTGTTATAACCAACTCTGACATACTGTAATCTTTCCAGATTGATCTCAAAACACTTATTCTATCAGAAATATCTATATGAACGTTTCCAAGAGAAGTATCACGATAAACGACATGTTTGCCTTTATCAACAAGGTGATTCTCTAATCGCCTAAGTTGTGCTGGTGAAAATCTAGCTTCTTTGTCGCGCCGTACTGAAAATACTACCCTATTTCTCTTTCTTGTCACATCAGCCTGACAATTGTCTAATGATAGCACTATGTCAGGAGTAGATGCAATTTCATTGTGAAAATGCCTTTTTATAAATTCATAGCTTGAGTTATCTCTTGCAGTGATAAGCAAGTTACTGCAGCTGTCATATGCAAGGACGCTCGCGCGAAGTTGACGTTTGCCAAATCTATTATCATCAAAAAATGCACTCTGCGGAAATGATATGATAGTATTCTTTTTAAATTTCCTTATAATAAATCGACGCTGCCGTTCTACTCCAAGATAGTGTGTCCCCATGTCACCACCCCCTGTTAGAACTATCACATCTTGGGGTGTCACTTGAGATCTCACCTTTCGCAGAACACTATACGTTTGACTAACCGGTATCTCTATATGGTCATAATTAGGCAATAATCTAACCATATACTCACGTTGAGCGTAGCCTAAAGCCAAATCTCCGATATTACCATGGTCAGGAACTAGCGTATAAATAACCTTTGGTTTATTTCGATTAATTAACCTATGTATATTCGACTTTCCAAACGTATACACAACTGTTTGTTGATAAAGGTCATCAATATTTCGCTTTAAACGTTTTACCCTATCCGAATTTAACATAATAATAAGGGAAGCTAGATGTTTTCTGTAAAGAAATCCATTTACCTTATCTGCCATAGTCTCATACGCAATACTCTTTAAATCAACCTCGTTGTCCACGGTGCTAAGCCTAGATAGTATAGCTCTCTTTTTTGCAACAAAACCAAGATTCAGATCTGTAACAATGCTGTCAATATCCCACTTTAGATTTATAAATTTTTCCATAATTACACCTATCAATCGCCTTTCAATATGTATTTTCTGCGAATAGCATTGACTAATTGTGCTGGTAATACACCAGCAATGATACTTTTTACAACACGAAAATACTCTACTGGACCAGCACCAAGCTTGGGGTAATAATACATCCTCACTTTGATTTCGCCTTTGCGGTTTCTTAACTTACGCTTCGTATAGTCATCATCATTGACTCTATACCTTAAAAGTACATCATCCAATACATATATTTTTTGACCAGCTAGCACAAGCTCGCACCACAAAGCCAAATCTTCAGCTCGATTAAAGCTAGGGTAGCCCCCAACTTTTTTAATTACCTCTTTTTTCATAATGACACTAGGGTGGACAGGAACATCACCACGCATAATATTTCTTCCTGCCTTCTCTCCTTTACTTGATAAAATACCTTTCTCACCACGATCAGAAAACTCAACTGCCCTGCTACCTATCACTGCATATTCAGGGTTCGCAAGGACGGCTTTGTATAGTGTTTCAATTCTATTCGGCATAGCAATATCGTCAGTATCCATGCGAACCAGGTATTCACCATCCGCCTTCTCGATTGCAGTATTTAACGAAGCGACTAGCCCCGAATTTTGTTTGTTTCGTACAATTTTTATTCTTGGATCTGCATAAGACTCAACTATTTTCACTAAATCATTAGTGCCACAGTCATCTATTATAATAAACTCGAAATCTCTAAAAGTTTGGTTAAGGACACTTTCAATTGATTCACGTAAATACTGAGGTGCAGTATTGTACTCCGACATAATTACCGATACTTTTGTCATGAATTCTTCTCCAGCAAGCACTTATCTGACAAATCTGTAGCGGTAGCGCGAGATACGCCCCCTACTAACACAACAAACATCCAGAATAAAGACTGCCTTTGGTTGAGAAGTGTAAAACTCTCAACGATAAGAGCAATAAGAGCAACTTTAGCGTACACCGGAGCATCCTTTAGGCGACGATAGATCCATATGATAAGGATACCACATGGTATGAAGCCATATACAAAAAGAATCGCAGGTAGAGTTGCATGCACTTCAAGCGGCATAGCCGCCTTTACGAACCTGCTATATTCCCCTTGCCCAGCGCCAAATAGTATATACTGTGGATACAAATAAAGCTTATCATATCCCCGATCTTCCCAAAATGTAAGACCATTTGTCGTGCCTCCGCTGGACGCCTTATTTGATATGCGCTCAATGATCACTTGTTCTGAC
This portion of the TM7 phylum sp. oral taxon 349 genome encodes:
- a CDS encoding LCP family protein translates to MKVSREQRASLFAWLQRLVGAGIVVTAIPAGINLFAMGIIPDKYLYIAVPLYVVIAGVVLWWLVYRQPKAAWRGALLVIAGVLMIAANVAVYNSGHSVNSFLSAVQPPQVTYVEYTIIAKKDRSVALDSARSVGMVGTDTLHDKTAKALADVTPAAQSSYDSLMALTEQLNTGAVELASIRTANMGVLQENYREFYDSVATLATYKVRDDNRQAAPKTDVTKPFVLYISGIDTYGDVGEVSRSDVNMLAVINPAKRTMLLVNTPRDYYVQLHGVTGTPDKLTHAGIYGIDMSRQTLGDLYGVDIPYYVRLNFTSLVKMVDVVGDITVDSDYAFHSFQAGKNTLDSKRTLEFARERYSFSDGDRQRGRNQQKVIEAIVAKMSEPRNLTRYNAILSTLQSSLQTNMSQETIASLIKMQLNDFKGWKVESMSVDGVGATRQTYSMGAMPLYVMIPDSTSVERAKGQIKEYLQP
- a CDS encoding VanZ family protein, coding for MTKKRIILFVLVISWMILIFWFSSAGHEVSSGQSERVVQGVRHMTNISVPEMIVRKAAHVFLYFVLGILLTLLVRTYHIRWRSVVLWAVGIACTYAATDETHQLLVGGRSGQVSDVLLDTAAACAGAVIIAGGYKFICKLHKNQKCDRI
- a CDS encoding polysaccharide pyruvyl transferase family protein, coding for MEKFINLKWDIDSIVTDLNLGFVAKKRAILSRLSTVDNEVDLKSIAYETMADKVNGFLYRKHLASLIIMLNSDRVKRLKRNIDDLYQQTVVYTFGKSNIHRLINRNKPKVIYTLVPDHGNIGDLALGYAQREYMVRLLPNYDHIEIPVSQTYSVLRKVRSQVTPQDVIVLTGGGDMGTHYLGVERQRRFIIRKFKKNTIISFPQSAFFDDNRFGKRQLRASVLAYDSCSNLLITARDNSSYEFIKRHFHNEIASTPDIVLSLDNCQADVTRKRNRVVFSVRRDKEARFSPAQLRRLENHLVDKGKHVVYRDTSLGNVHIDISDRISVLRSIWKDYSMSELVITDRLHGMIFSVITNTPCVAINNKDGKVLNLYNSWLSKYSYIAVASSIDPKEIDLAIEKLKSSTKEVRSHTSMRAYFAPIAKFINERTAR
- a CDS encoding polysaccharide biosynthesis C-terminal domain-containing protein; translation: MSLVKNTLIIAFGKLSTQFLTFLLLPLYTTYLATSEFGTVDLVMTYVTLLAPIITVSLEMGVFRFLIDVRSDEERQKRIISTVVRFTACMLALATAVYLLVWSFVNIPYGLYALGATVAVIVSNMFLQIARGFGDNVKFAIGGMVAGVTTIAANILFIVVMGIGARGMLTSTILANVACAIYLFVALKLYRYIDFRIHDRKLLQQLLGYSAPLVPNGASWWAINAADRTIVAIFLGVAANGVYAAAYRFPLVFNGIFSFFSMSWTESASVHINSPDCDTFFSRTMNAGVKLFGSLGLVMLAGLPIVFNLFVGAAFREAYLYIPLLIVGSFFNSIVGLYSALYIAKKMTKQVMNTSIIAAVVSVVVSLVGIRFVGLYAPAAAMAVAFFAMAVYRHYDMKKYIAIRYETKTFVVLALLYAIAISLYYLNMLVGNIANIIIIGVSVLLLNRSVVVVLWKGVLSKGREFTKRRRGVNVSTP
- a CDS encoding glycosyltransferase, producing the protein MTKVSVIMSEYNTAPQYLRESIESVLNQTFRDFEFIIIDDCGTNDLVKIVESYADPRIKIVRNKQNSGLVASLNTAIEKADGEYLVRMDTDDIAMPNRIETLYKAVLANPEYAVIGSRAVEFSDRGEKGILSSKGEKAGRNIMRGDVPVHPSVIMKKEVIKKVGGYPSFNRAEDLALWCELVLAGQKIYVLDDVLLRYRVNDDDYTKRKLRNRKGEIKVRMYYYPKLGAGPVEYFRVVKSIIAGVLPAQLVNAIRRKYILKGD